In Parasegetibacter sp. NRK P23, a single genomic region encodes these proteins:
- a CDS encoding alpha-N-acetylglucosaminidase, translated as MKCTLNVFLSFLLLLTTAHSYAQLNKGTALALVQRTVPKHAAQFIVEEIKADPGKDAFEIESRGNKIVLRGNNAGSVSSALYYYLTNFCHAQITWNGSNLNLPAVLPSVKEKIHKSSPYQYRYYLNYCTFNYSMSWWDWARWEKEIDWMALHGINMPLAITGEEYTWYVVYKEMGFTDEELKDFFCGPSYFAWFWMGNLDGWGGPLPLSWMKDKFELQKKILKRERELGMKPVLPAFTGHVPKAFREKFPQAKLKATNWTNGFEDTYILDANDPMFAEIGKKFLLKQTELLGTDHLYSADTFNENEPPSDEPEFLSALSAKVYEGMRAADPEAVWVMQGWLFYSDRKFWKDPQTKALLEAVPNDKMIILDLATEIEPVWKRTEAFYGKPWIWNMLHNFGGNTNLFGRMETVATEPAKALQHPASGKLQGIGLTMEGIEQNPVMYELMMEHTWRSDAVQLEEWLPKYVRNRYGVKNTNAEKAWEILKTTAYTVHPELYKRDGAESIIQARPTLDSMTRWANTRLNYKATDLLPAWDELVKAAPACKKSSGFQYDLVDLTRQVLADLALPLQQQIAAAWKNKDKAAFQLHTKNFLALMADMDKLLATRKEFMLGPWVAAARAHGKTEKEKSLYEFNAKDLITLWGDENCPLNEYACRQWSGLINDFYQPRWKQFFAHLLSRWTSTDPAMDTFTASIKKWEWNWVNQRKDYPVTVQGDPVAVAVEMHGKYRKKTGAW; from the coding sequence ATGAAGTGTACATTGAATGTTTTTTTGAGCTTCCTGTTGCTGCTGACTACCGCTCACTCTTATGCGCAGCTGAACAAGGGCACCGCCCTGGCACTGGTGCAACGTACCGTGCCGAAACACGCGGCGCAGTTCATTGTGGAGGAAATAAAGGCTGATCCCGGGAAAGATGCTTTTGAAATTGAAAGTCGCGGGAATAAAATTGTTCTGCGTGGCAACAACGCGGGTTCCGTTTCTTCCGCGTTGTACTATTACCTCACTAATTTCTGCCATGCGCAAATTACATGGAACGGCTCTAATCTTAATTTGCCCGCCGTTCTTCCTTCCGTAAAAGAAAAGATACACAAATCATCTCCTTACCAATACCGGTATTACCTCAACTATTGCACGTTCAATTACAGCATGAGCTGGTGGGACTGGGCAAGATGGGAAAAAGAAATAGACTGGATGGCGCTGCACGGCATCAATATGCCCCTCGCCATTACAGGAGAAGAGTATACCTGGTACGTGGTGTACAAAGAGATGGGTTTTACCGATGAGGAACTGAAGGATTTCTTCTGCGGACCTTCTTACTTCGCCTGGTTCTGGATGGGCAACCTGGATGGCTGGGGCGGCCCGTTGCCATTGAGCTGGATGAAAGATAAATTTGAATTGCAGAAAAAGATATTGAAGCGGGAACGGGAACTCGGCATGAAGCCGGTTTTGCCCGCGTTTACGGGACACGTACCCAAAGCGTTCCGGGAAAAATTCCCGCAGGCCAAACTGAAAGCCACCAACTGGACCAATGGCTTTGAAGATACCTATATCCTGGATGCCAATGATCCGATGTTCGCGGAAATCGGGAAGAAGTTTTTGCTGAAGCAGACTGAACTGTTGGGTACCGATCACTTGTATTCCGCCGATACTTTCAATGAGAACGAACCACCCAGTGATGAACCGGAGTTCCTCTCCGCCCTGAGCGCCAAAGTGTACGAAGGTATGCGCGCCGCTGATCCCGAAGCCGTATGGGTAATGCAGGGCTGGTTGTTTTACAGCGACCGTAAATTCTGGAAGGACCCGCAAACCAAAGCCCTGCTGGAAGCTGTACCCAACGATAAGATGATCATCCTTGACCTGGCCACGGAAATAGAACCGGTATGGAAACGCACCGAAGCGTTTTACGGCAAACCCTGGATATGGAACATGCTGCACAACTTCGGCGGCAATACCAATTTGTTCGGAAGGATGGAGACGGTGGCCACAGAACCCGCGAAAGCATTGCAACACCCCGCCAGTGGCAAACTGCAGGGGATAGGACTCACGATGGAAGGCATTGAACAGAACCCCGTGATGTACGAACTGATGATGGAGCATACCTGGCGCAGCGATGCCGTGCAACTGGAGGAATGGCTGCCGAAATATGTGCGCAACCGCTATGGCGTAAAGAACACAAATGCTGAAAAAGCCTGGGAAATACTCAAAACCACAGCATACACCGTGCACCCGGAACTGTACAAGCGGGATGGCGCGGAATCCATTATCCAGGCCAGGCCAACTTTGGATTCCATGACCCGTTGGGCCAATACCAGACTGAATTACAAAGCCACCGACCTTTTACCCGCCTGGGATGAACTGGTGAAAGCCGCACCCGCCTGCAAAAAAAGCAGCGGCTTCCAATACGATCTGGTGGACCTTACCCGGCAGGTACTGGCGGATCTCGCACTCCCGTTACAACAACAGATCGCCGCCGCCTGGAAGAACAAAGACAAAGCCGCGTTCCAACTGCACACAAAAAACTTTCTCGCACTCATGGCGGACATGGACAAACTACTCGCCACCCGCAAGGAATTCATGCTCGGCCCCTGGGTTGCCGCTGCAAGGGCGCATGGAAAAACTGAAAAGGAAAAATCGTTGTATGAATTCAACGCGAAGGACCTGATCACCCTTTGGGGCGATGAGAACTGTCCGCTGAACGAATACGCGTGCCGGCAATGGAGCGGTCTCATCAACGACTTCTACCAACCGCGCTGGAAACAATTTTTCGCGCACCTGCTTTCCCGTTGGACATCAACTGATCCAGCTATGGATACCTTTACAGCCTCCATTAAAAAATGGGAATGGAACTGGGTGAACCAGCGCAAAGATTATCCCGTGACCGTTCAGGGTGATCCTGTTGCCGTAGCAGTTGAGATGCACGGAAAATACAGGAAAAAGACAGGCGCATGGTAA
- a CDS encoding sodium/solute symporter (Members of the Solute:Sodium Symporter (SSS), TC 2.A.21 as described in tcdb.org, catalyze solute:Na+ symport. Known solutes for members of the family include sugars, amino acids, nucleosides, inositols, vitamins, urea or anions, depending on the system.), whose translation MHTLQTADYIVFLIYFIGVSAYGYYIFHRKRTSDSSKDYFLAEGALTWWAIGASLIASNISAEHFIGMSGSGFAIGLAISTYEWMSAATLIIVAVFLIPMYLKNRIYTMPQFLLQRYSQKVSVIMAVFWLLVYVFVNLTSIIYLGALAISSVSPVSFGAAVVFLSVFSIVVTLGGMKVIGYTDVVQVLVLITGGLITTYLALSLLADRFGYDGDILMALGVLRREAPEHFHMILDKSSPHYKELPGLSVLIGGMLINNLAYWGCNQYIVQRTLGADLKTARNGILFAAFLKLLVPLIAVLPGIAMYVLHKNGMFQQEMSDAAGNIKPDHAYPTLMNLLPAGLKGMAFAALVAAVVASLAGKANSISTIFSLDIYKKYFNAEASEKKLVRTGRWAVIVCMLIAALVAPSLRSLDQAYQFIQEYVGFFSPGVLAIFLLGMFWKRTTAAAALVGAVITIPVSTILKFLPSWTNGAFPDYPFLDRMTITFFIVVAVMLVMSLVKPQSAHQSSIEMDTKLFRVSPAFLIGSIIICGILAALYTVFW comes from the coding sequence ATGCATACACTTCAAACAGCGGATTATATCGTTTTCCTGATTTACTTCATCGGGGTGTCGGCGTATGGTTATTATATTTTCCACCGGAAAAGAACTTCAGACAGCTCCAAGGATTATTTCCTGGCGGAAGGCGCGCTTACCTGGTGGGCCATCGGCGCTTCGCTGATCGCGTCCAATATTTCCGCGGAACATTTCATTGGCATGAGCGGTTCCGGTTTCGCCATCGGCCTGGCCATTTCCACCTACGAATGGATGTCGGCGGCTACGCTTATTATTGTGGCGGTATTCCTGATCCCGATGTACCTGAAGAACCGCATTTACACCATGCCGCAGTTCCTGTTGCAGCGGTACAGCCAGAAGGTGAGTGTGATTATGGCGGTTTTCTGGTTACTGGTATATGTTTTCGTCAACCTCACCTCCATCATTTACCTCGGGGCGTTGGCCATTTCTTCCGTATCGCCGGTAAGTTTTGGCGCGGCGGTGGTTTTCCTGAGTGTATTCTCGATTGTGGTTACCCTGGGCGGGATGAAAGTGATCGGTTACACCGATGTGGTACAGGTACTGGTGCTGATTACCGGCGGATTGATTACTACCTACCTTGCGCTTTCTTTGCTGGCCGACCGCTTCGGTTACGATGGCGATATCCTGATGGCACTGGGTGTATTGCGCAGAGAAGCGCCGGAACATTTCCACATGATCCTCGACAAATCAAGTCCACATTACAAAGAACTCCCGGGCTTATCCGTGCTGATCGGTGGCATGCTCATCAATAACCTGGCTTATTGGGGCTGTAACCAGTACATCGTGCAAAGAACACTGGGCGCCGACCTGAAAACCGCGCGGAACGGAATACTCTTCGCCGCCTTTCTGAAATTATTGGTGCCGTTGATCGCGGTATTGCCGGGCATCGCCATGTATGTGCTGCACAAAAACGGGATGTTCCAGCAGGAGATGAGCGACGCGGCCGGGAACATCAAACCCGACCATGCTTATCCCACGTTGATGAACCTGCTGCCCGCGGGATTAAAAGGCATGGCCTTCGCCGCATTGGTGGCCGCTGTGGTGGCATCCCTGGCGGGAAAGGCGAACAGCATTTCCACGATCTTCTCCCTCGATATCTACAAAAAATATTTCAACGCGGAAGCTTCGGAGAAAAAACTCGTTCGTACCGGGAGGTGGGCTGTGATCGTTTGTATGCTCATCGCCGCCTTGGTGGCGCCATCGCTCCGTTCACTCGACCAGGCCTACCAGTTCATCCAGGAGTATGTGGGCTTCTTTTCGCCCGGTGTATTGGCCATCTTCTTATTGGGCATGTTCTGGAAACGTACCACGGCTGCCGCCGCACTCGTGGGTGCAGTGATTACGATACCCGTTTCCACCATACTCAAATTTCTGCCCTCATGGACCAATGGCGCATTTCCCGATTATCCCTTCCTGGACCGGATGACGATCACTTTTTTTATAGTAGTAGCCGTTATGTTGGTCATGAGCCTGGTGAAACCGCAAAGCGCGCACCAAAGTTCCATTGAAATGGATACGAAACTGTTCCGGGTTTCCCCGGCCTTCCTTATTGGCTCCATCATTATCTGCGGCATACTGGCCGCCTTATATACCGTGTTCTGGTAA
- a CDS encoding acyltransferase family protein: MDRVQNTTISATPPTGRLRSLDALRGFDMFWIVSGEFIFHGIASVIKQRHGLVQDTSNWQIQTTEALSFTEKIFVGISNQLHHTVWNGFTFYDLIFPLFIFIAGVSMPYSMGKQLEKAGHDKAAVRRKIIRSLLKRTIILLLLGMVANGALQLKGYEHTRFASVLGRIAISCFFAALITLYCSLKGQILWFAGLLLGYWAMLSWIPVPGFGAGVLTPEGNFAAYIDRQLLPGKLHRKVYDPEGLLSNIPAIASALLGVFAGTFLKNSTFVPPRKAGALAVTGVVLVVAGYAWGLFFPINKNMWTSSFTLYAGGWSMLLFALFYYIIDVAGISGWAAPFTWMGMNSILIYMAAHGLINFESTSTVLFGGIISKFPPEWYTALLWTGVAVLQFAGMYFLYKKKLFVKL, from the coding sequence ATGGATCGCGTTCAAAACACTACTATTTCGGCAACTCCGCCCACCGGCCGGCTCCGTTCACTGGACGCGCTCCGGGGATTCGATATGTTCTGGATCGTTTCAGGTGAATTCATTTTTCACGGCATCGCCTCGGTAATCAAACAACGGCATGGGCTTGTACAGGACACTTCCAACTGGCAAATTCAAACAACGGAAGCGCTTTCCTTTACCGAAAAAATATTCGTGGGCATCAGCAACCAATTGCACCATACGGTATGGAACGGCTTCACCTTCTACGACCTGATTTTCCCCCTTTTTATTTTCATCGCGGGTGTTAGTATGCCATATTCCATGGGCAAGCAACTGGAGAAAGCCGGTCACGACAAAGCCGCCGTTCGCCGGAAGATCATCCGTTCCTTACTCAAACGCACCATCATCCTTTTGCTGCTCGGCATGGTAGCCAATGGCGCGCTCCAATTGAAAGGCTATGAGCATACACGCTTCGCGAGTGTGTTGGGCAGGATCGCCATCAGTTGTTTCTTCGCCGCGCTGATTACGTTGTATTGCTCCCTGAAAGGACAAATACTTTGGTTCGCCGGGCTGCTATTGGGCTATTGGGCCATGCTGTCGTGGATACCTGTTCCCGGCTTCGGCGCCGGGGTATTAACGCCGGAAGGCAACTTCGCCGCGTACATCGACCGGCAGCTGCTGCCCGGAAAACTGCACCGCAAAGTATATGACCCGGAAGGATTGCTTTCCAATATACCCGCCATCGCCTCCGCGCTGTTGGGCGTATTCGCCGGAACTTTTTTGAAAAACAGCACATTTGTTCCCCCCCGTAAGGCAGGAGCATTGGCCGTTACAGGCGTGGTGCTGGTCGTTGCAGGCTATGCATGGGGCCTTTTCTTTCCCATCAATAAAAACATGTGGACCAGTTCCTTCACCTTATATGCGGGCGGCTGGAGCATGTTGCTGTTCGCGCTTTTTTATTACATCATAGATGTGGCTGGAATTTCAGGATGGGCCGCGCCTTTTACCTGGATGGGTATGAATTCCATCCTGATTTATATGGCGGCGCATGGACTCATCAATTTTGAATCCACTTCAACAGTACTTTTTGGCGGCATCATCAGTAAGTTCCCACCGGAATGGTACACGGCTTTGTTGTGGACCGGTGTGGCCGTTCTGCAATTTGCTGGGATGTATTTTTTGTACAAAAAGAAGTTATTCGTGAAATTGTAA
- a CDS encoding RagB/SusD family nutrient uptake outer membrane protein, translating to MKNIIRNITMVTAIAGLASCHKLDVEATTELTSETFPKTEAHFNALMGTVYTTFRNDFTTNHFFINSHSTDEAVLPFYGTDWVDGNRYEQLHRHTWNKDHGHIDYEWYYLTNLIGNTNQVLYLLKDAEEGAIKNTSIAEMRTMRSLFYFYMMDAFGGVPLDTLYGDIELKERATRAQVFNYVESELKASIPFLKTTSGVATYGKPTRYMAYALLAKMYLNAEVYTGTARYNECIAACDSVMGAGGGTQYALEARSSYFNMFSPTNGPNFKEFIFAIPFDPSTSNGYLLHARYDLNRNLGMKYRYSGSTPGTNVDPIVNQTTGNGLINNRPSGPRCTTDEYYAHFNDPNDIRNNQWLTGPQYWGTGSPIMVKTTNLGYNQFYTGGDPGGSYTYHLTLTPLGSGTRFGATSYDLGKDEIAWNTGYRNIKFQADPNSTTRNQNNDHPVFRLSDIVLMKAEAILRGGTPTNGHTALSLVNMLRAVRTTSAPLASVNLEFLYSERCRELSWELWHRNDMIRFGKFENTWGLSKTNNETYRRLFPIPTGAIVKNPKLAQNPGYPQ from the coding sequence ATGAAAAATATTATCCGAAACATAACGATGGTGACCGCCATAGCGGGTTTAGCCTCCTGTCATAAGCTGGATGTGGAAGCCACAACGGAGCTTACTTCTGAAACTTTCCCCAAAACAGAAGCGCATTTCAACGCGTTGATGGGGACTGTATATACCACTTTCAGAAACGACTTCACCACCAACCACTTCTTCATTAACAGCCATTCTACCGATGAGGCCGTACTGCCCTTTTACGGTACCGACTGGGTGGACGGTAACCGCTATGAACAACTGCACCGCCATACCTGGAACAAAGACCATGGACATATAGACTATGAATGGTATTACCTGACCAACCTGATCGGGAACACCAACCAGGTATTGTACCTGCTGAAAGACGCGGAGGAAGGAGCCATTAAAAATACCAGTATCGCGGAGATGCGCACCATGCGTTCACTTTTCTACTTCTACATGATGGACGCCTTTGGTGGTGTGCCGCTCGATACATTGTACGGCGATATTGAATTGAAGGAAAGAGCTACCCGTGCGCAGGTATTCAACTATGTGGAAAGTGAGCTGAAAGCTTCCATCCCATTTCTCAAAACAACATCAGGTGTTGCTACTTACGGCAAACCCACCCGCTACATGGCCTATGCATTGCTGGCGAAAATGTACCTGAATGCGGAAGTGTACACCGGTACGGCACGCTACAATGAATGTATTGCCGCCTGCGACAGTGTTATGGGCGCCGGAGGAGGAACGCAATATGCGCTGGAGGCCCGCTCTTCCTACTTTAATATGTTTAGTCCCACAAACGGACCCAACTTTAAAGAGTTCATTTTCGCCATTCCTTTCGATCCATCCACTTCTAACGGTTACCTGCTGCATGCCCGTTACGACCTGAACCGTAACCTGGGTATGAAATACAGGTATTCAGGTTCCACACCCGGTACAAATGTTGATCCTATCGTGAACCAGACTACCGGTAATGGGCTCATAAACAACAGGCCTAGCGGCCCGCGTTGCACCACGGATGAGTACTATGCACATTTTAATGACCCGAACGATATCCGCAACAATCAGTGGCTCACCGGCCCGCAGTATTGGGGAACCGGCAGTCCGATTATGGTGAAAACCACCAACCTGGGTTACAATCAATTCTACACCGGTGGCGATCCCGGGGGAAGCTATACTTATCATCTCACACTTACGCCGTTGGGAAGCGGAACAAGATTCGGCGCAACGTCCTATGATCTTGGTAAGGATGAAATCGCATGGAACACCGGCTACCGTAACATCAAGTTCCAGGCCGATCCGAACTCTACCACGAGGAACCAAAACAATGACCACCCTGTATTCCGGTTGTCTGATATTGTGCTGATGAAGGCTGAAGCCATCCTCCGTGGCGGTACACCTACCAACGGACACACAGCGCTTTCCCTGGTGAATATGCTGCGCGCAGTACGTACCACTTCTGCTCCGCTCGCATCGGTAAACCTTGAATTTCTGTATTCAGAACGTTGCCGCGAACTGTCATGGGAACTCTGGCACAGGAACGACATGATCCGTTTCGGCAAGTTTGAAAACACCTGGGGATTGAGTAAAACCAACAATGAAACTTACCGCAGGTTGTTCCCTATACCAACAGGAGCGATTGTTAAAAACCCCAAACTTGCACAAAACCCTGGTTATCCGCAATAG
- a CDS encoding SusC/RagA family TonB-linked outer membrane protein, producing the protein MLRLLTMLCASKKASVPFIFLLTPFLLFAQATKKGKVVDDKGQGVPGITISVKGTGSSTASKEDGTFTIAAKTGDVLVFSGISYETKEVPVTSQETYNVTITTAAATLGDLVVIGYGKGSKKTLTSAITTVRPEDMNRGAIADVGQLLQGKVPGLNITASGDPNRPAAVILRGASTINSPGGPFYVIDGVPGADISIVAPDDIATIDVLKDAAATAIYGNRAANGVIMITTKRGKKGAVQTVYNGYVGLEKVSSRLDLMDAAQHRAFLAANNSAYNPIDDQGADTDWQKAIQRNGAVAHNHNISFSGGGEHSTYSASLNYLDKEGILLKSRLRRMIARLSVEQYALKDKVKFSLNVANSRSTGNYTPLQNVALLQAAKHLPVNNVKNPDGTYFENLTIPGYFNPVAIIDNAQDDTKYNALTANFSTEVKLPFGFTYNTSVSYQTTNALNGQYYGSYYGRYPTSGFYNNPDPGIGIAHVLIGSLFGVNGSAFRSSYENSFTTLESFLNWNRKFGDHNINAVIGYAYQQNVNGDGFRSSSTNFLNDFVGYQNLALGNPYAISNYRIDAGPTGVYSKTRLISDFGRLNYDYQGKYILQASLRRDGSSVFGANNRWGYFPSGSIAWRVVNENFMQNQQLFDDLKFRVSYGVTGNSAGIGAYNSQLIYGLRGTYYNGGVFDNAIVPAQANNPDLKWEELSTFNAGIDFSIINRRVTGSLDWYKKQTTNMLFGVNASASIVPGGYIIVNGGKLENQGVEFSLTAAVVEQKDFKWTSILNLAHNKNNIVNLDNIYTNADSLRYTSPEGAGQSGSTLQILKTGYPIGQFFTLNYAGKDENGISQFYKKDGSKTSGTQMPLTDDYIYAGNAQPKLLIGWNNNLSYKNFDLNFFFRSALGQKIFNATRADLSYVTAASVNNLLVSANEDKSVDNRNSFYSNRYIESGNYVRLDNATLAYTFRKPVEGVNSLRVYVTGNNLLTITNYSGIDPEINQGGIAPGIDYNNFFPRTRTILFGVNVAF; encoded by the coding sequence ATGCTTAGGCTCCTGACGATGCTGTGCGCATCTAAAAAAGCGTCGGTTCCATTTATTTTCCTGCTCACCCCGTTCTTATTATTCGCCCAGGCCACCAAAAAAGGAAAGGTGGTAGACGATAAGGGCCAGGGTGTGCCAGGCATCACCATTTCGGTGAAAGGAACCGGAAGTTCCACCGCCTCAAAAGAGGATGGAACTTTCACCATTGCCGCAAAAACCGGTGATGTACTCGTATTCAGCGGTATCTCTTACGAAACAAAAGAAGTACCTGTAACCAGCCAGGAAACATACAATGTAACCATCACCACAGCAGCCGCCACCCTAGGCGACCTGGTGGTGATCGGTTATGGTAAAGGGTCCAAAAAAACACTCACCAGCGCCATTACCACGGTTCGTCCCGAAGACATGAACCGCGGCGCTATCGCGGATGTAGGCCAGTTGCTGCAAGGTAAGGTGCCCGGTCTGAACATTACGGCCAGTGGTGACCCCAACCGTCCCGCAGCGGTAATTTTGCGTGGCGCATCTACCATTAACAGTCCTGGCGGACCCTTTTATGTGATCGACGGTGTGCCCGGTGCGGACATCTCTATTGTGGCACCTGACGATATTGCTACCATTGATGTACTGAAGGATGCCGCGGCTACCGCCATCTATGGTAACAGGGCCGCGAATGGTGTGATCATGATTACTACGAAAAGAGGTAAAAAAGGCGCTGTGCAAACCGTATACAATGGTTATGTGGGACTGGAAAAAGTGAGCAGCCGCCTCGACCTGATGGATGCCGCGCAACACCGTGCTTTCCTCGCCGCCAACAACAGCGCTTACAACCCCATTGATGACCAGGGCGCTGACACCGACTGGCAGAAAGCCATTCAAAGAAACGGTGCCGTGGCCCATAACCACAACATTTCCTTCAGCGGCGGTGGTGAACACAGCACGTACAGCGCTAGCCTGAACTACCTCGACAAAGAAGGTATTCTGCTGAAAAGCCGGCTCCGCCGGATGATTGCCAGGTTAAGCGTGGAGCAATACGCGTTGAAGGATAAAGTGAAGTTTAGCCTGAATGTGGCCAACTCTAGAAGCACCGGTAACTACACACCGTTGCAGAACGTAGCATTGTTGCAGGCTGCCAAGCACCTGCCCGTGAACAACGTTAAAAACCCTGATGGTACCTATTTTGAAAACCTGACAATCCCCGGTTACTTCAACCCAGTGGCGATCATTGATAACGCCCAGGACGATACCAAATACAATGCGCTTACGGCAAACTTCAGCACTGAAGTGAAGTTGCCTTTTGGCTTTACATACAACACCAGCGTGTCGTACCAAACCACCAATGCGCTGAACGGTCAGTATTACGGCAGCTATTACGGCCGTTATCCTACATCAGGATTTTACAACAACCCTGATCCGGGTATCGGTATTGCCCATGTGCTGATTGGCTCTCTCTTTGGCGTGAACGGATCCGCGTTCAGAAGTTCTTATGAGAATTCCTTTACCACCCTGGAATCTTTCCTGAACTGGAACAGGAAATTCGGCGACCATAACATCAATGCGGTGATCGGTTATGCTTACCAGCAGAACGTGAACGGAGATGGTTTCCGTTCTTCTTCCACCAATTTCCTGAACGATTTTGTCGGATACCAGAACCTCGCGCTCGGTAACCCCTATGCTATTTCAAACTACAGGATAGACGCGGGACCTACCGGCGTGTACAGCAAAACAAGATTGATCTCCGACTTCGGACGTTTGAACTACGATTACCAGGGTAAGTATATTCTTCAGGCGTCGCTTCGTCGTGACGGAAGCTCTGTCTTCGGTGCCAACAACCGCTGGGGTTATTTCCCATCCGGCTCTATCGCATGGCGCGTTGTTAACGAGAACTTTATGCAGAACCAGCAGTTGTTCGATGACCTTAAATTCCGCGTGAGCTATGGCGTTACAGGTAACTCCGCGGGTATCGGCGCTTACAACAGCCAGTTGATCTACGGTTTAAGAGGCACTTATTACAATGGCGGTGTATTCGATAATGCCATCGTTCCCGCGCAGGCCAATAACCCCGACCTGAAATGGGAAGAACTGTCCACTTTCAACGCGGGTATCGATTTCTCGATTATCAACAGAAGAGTGACAGGTTCCCTGGACTGGTACAAAAAGCAGACGACCAATATGTTGTTTGGTGTTAATGCTTCCGCATCAATTGTGCCTGGTGGATACATCATCGTGAATGGCGGTAAACTGGAAAACCAGGGTGTTGAATTTTCGCTCACCGCTGCTGTTGTGGAGCAAAAGGATTTTAAATGGACCTCTATCCTGAATTTGGCGCACAACAAAAATAATATCGTCAACCTCGATAATATTTATACCAATGCGGACTCCCTCAGGTATACCTCTCCAGAAGGTGCCGGTCAGTCAGGCTCTACCCTTCAGATTCTGAAAACGGGTTATCCTATAGGACAGTTCTTTACGCTGAACTATGCCGGAAAAGATGAGAATGGTATTTCCCAGTTCTATAAAAAAGATGGCAGCAAAACCTCCGGTACGCAGATGCCACTTACTGATGATTACATCTATGCCGGCAATGCGCAGCCCAAACTGCTGATCGGCTGGAACAACAATCTTTCGTATAAGAACTTCGACCTGAACTTCTTTTTCCGTTCCGCACTTGGTCAGAAAATATTCAATGCTACAAGAGCTGATCTCTCTTATGTAACAGCGGCATCAGTAAACAACCTGCTGGTGAGTGCAAATGAAGACAAAAGCGTTGACAACAGGAATTCATTTTACTCCAACAGGTACATTGAAAGCGGCAATTACGTGCGCCTGGATAACGCGACGCTTGCCTATACTTTCCGCAAGCCGGTGGAGGGCGTAAACAGCCTGAGGGTTTATGTTACAGGAAACAACCTGCTGACCATTACAAACTACTCCGGCATTGATCCTGAGATCAATCAGGGAGGCATCGCTCCGGGAATTGATTACAACAACTTTTTCCCCAGAACAAGAACTATCCTCTTTGGTGTTAACGTAGCATTCTGA
- a CDS encoding inositol oxygenase: MDNKIEATPLKNLDEWEDDVLRRYPDPESIATAKKTDEYRNYDAPVRDTVKEFYRLNHTYQTYDFVQEKRSDFLKFDKKEMTIWDAFDFLNQLVDDSDPDTDLDQLQHLLQASEAIRKDGHPDWMVLTGLMHDMGKVLCLFGEPQWAVVGDTFPVGCGYSDKVVYPEFFKHNPDYNHEIYSTKYGVYEPGCGLRNVHMSWGHDEYVYQMLKDHLPEQGLYMLRYHSFYAWHREGAYEHLLDDHDRQMLKWVQLFNPYDLYSKSPEPPDWKKLKGYYEDLVGKYLPSTLKF, from the coding sequence ATGGACAATAAAATTGAGGCCACCCCTTTAAAAAACCTGGATGAATGGGAAGACGATGTGCTCCGTCGTTACCCTGATCCCGAAAGTATCGCCACAGCGAAGAAAACGGATGAGTACCGCAACTATGACGCACCCGTGCGTGACACAGTGAAGGAGTTTTACCGCCTGAACCATACTTACCAGACCTACGATTTTGTGCAGGAGAAAAGAAGCGACTTCCTGAAGTTCGACAAAAAAGAGATGACGATTTGGGACGCGTTCGACTTCCTAAACCAACTGGTGGACGATTCTGATCCCGACACAGACCTCGATCAGTTGCAGCACCTGCTCCAGGCTTCCGAAGCCATCCGTAAAGACGGGCATCCCGACTGGATGGTACTTACCGGACTGATGCACGATATGGGTAAGGTGCTTTGCCTGTTCGGTGAACCACAATGGGCCGTGGTAGGCGATACCTTCCCTGTTGGTTGCGGCTATTCCGATAAAGTAGTGTACCCTGAATTTTTCAAACACAATCCCGATTATAATCACGAAATTTACAGTACTAAATACGGTGTATATGAGCCCGGTTGCGGCCTCCGGAACGTACACATGTCGTGGGGACACGATGAATACGTTTACCAGATGCTGAAGGACCACCTGCCCGAGCAGGGCCTCTACATGCTCCGTTACCATTCTTTCTATGCCTGGCACAGGGAAGGCGCTTATGAGCACCTCCTGGATGACCACGACCGGCAGATGCTGAAATGGGTACAACTTTTTAACCCCTACGACCTATACTCAAAAAGTCCCGAGCCACCTGACTGGAAAAAACTGAAAGGATATTATGAGGACCTGGTGGGCAAATACCTTCCATCCACCTTGAAATTCTGA